From one Lotus japonicus ecotype B-129 chromosome 3, LjGifu_v1.2 genomic stretch:
- the LOC130748803 gene encoding seed linoleate 9S-lipoxygenase-3-like, producing the protein MYDLYEGGIKLPTYILNKINPLPVLKEVFRTDGEQFLKFPPAKVIQDWNTDEEFAREIIAGVNPGLDHILQEFPPKSKLDSEVYGDRTRTITKEQIELNLDGLTADQTIQNKKLFLLDHHFSCSEDRTFTKGPLLES; encoded by the exons ATGTATGACTTATATGAAGGGGGAATTAAGCTGCCTACATATATACTGAATAAAATTAATCCTTTACCAGTGTTAAAGGAAGTCTTCAGAACTGATGGTGAACAATTCCTCAAGTTTCCACCTGCTAAAGTGATTCAAG ATTGGAATACTGATGAAGAATTTGCAAGAGAGATCATTGCTGGTGTAAATCCTGGTTTAGATCACATCCTTCAA GAGTTTCCTCCAAAAAGTAAGCTAGACAGTGAAGTCTATGGGGATCGTACAAGAACAATAACCAAAGAACAAATAGAGCTTAACTTAGATGGGCTCACTGCAGATCAG ACTATCCAGAACAAGAAATTGTTCCTGCTAGATCACCATTTCAGCTGTTCGGAAGATAGGACCTTTACTAAAG GTCCTCTCTTAGAATCTTGA